In a genomic window of Epinephelus lanceolatus isolate andai-2023 chromosome 3, ASM4190304v1, whole genome shotgun sequence:
- the gatb gene encoding glutamyl-tRNA(Gln) amidotransferase subunit B, mitochondrial — translation MAASSVAASELLHNMSKQILILYPKTSRVLIRRISTSSSRCDRQPKLKAKSAAQQLVGVVGLEVHAQINSNTKLFSGSPARFSAPPNSLVSHFDASLPGTLPVLNKRCVEAAVMTGLALDCTINKKSLFDRKHYFYADLPAGYQITQQRRPIAVDGTLTYSLLGGKKRSQVMRKTVSIKQIQLEQDSGKSLHDDLRSQTLIDLNRAGVGLMELVMEPDMSCGEEAAAAVRELQLILQALGTCQGNMSEGQLRVDANVSVHKPGEPLGIRTEVKNINSIRYLARAIDYEIQRQIGVLQRGGTVQNETRAYDSKSGETIPMREKEGLQDYRFMPEPNLPPLIVYEDNASLPTGIDACQAVVVQKIREGLPELPSVKRDRLVQMYGILPEHSFTLVNEDGLMEYFEAVLKVTKKEPRKVIGWVTNELVGHLKQQDMSVSHSPISPSALAELLELQETGHISSTVAKQVFQEMWRSSGKTAPQIIQEKDLGLVSDTAQLQSICQKVVDSHPDEVHAIRNGNKKVLNKLIGLVQKETKGRADPVLVRAILEEKTS, via the exons ATGGCTGCCTCCTCTGTTGCAGCAAGTGAGCTGCTTCATAATATGAGTAAACAGATATTAATATTATATCCAAAGACTTCGCGTGTATTAATCAGACGGATAAGCACATCAAGCTCGCGATGCGACAGGCAACCGAAGCTAAAAGCGAAAAG tGCTGCCCAGCAGCTGGTTGGAGTGGTGGGTTTGGAGGTCCATGCCCAGATTAACTCAAACACCAAGCTGTTTTCCGGCTCACCGGCTCGCTTCTCGGCACCTCCGAACTCCCTGGTGTCACACTTTGATGCATCTTTACCAGGCACATTACCC GTCCTGAATAAACGATGTGTcgaagcagcagtgatgacaggACTGGCTTTGGACTGCACGATAAACAAGAAGTCACTGTTTGACAGGAAACACTATTTCTACGCTGACCTCCCT GCTGGATACCAAATCACCCAGCAACGGCGGCCCATCGCAGTAGATGGCACGCTGACTTACAGTCTCCTTGGAGGTAAAAAGAGGAGCCAGGTGATGAGGAAAACCGTCAGCATTAAACAGATCCAGCTGGAGCAGGACAGCGGCAAGAGTCTCCATGATGACCTCCGCAGCCAGACACTCATAGACCTCAACAGAGCAG GTGTAGGTCTAATGGAGCTGGTGATGGAGCCAGACATGAGCTGTGGAGAggaggctgctgcagctgtcaggGAGCTTCAGCTCATCCTGCAAGCCCTGGGCACCTGTCAAGGCAACATGTCTG AGGGCCAGCTTAGAGTAGACGCCAATGTGTCCGTCCACAAACCGGGTGAGCCCCTGGGCATCAGGACAGAGGTGAAGAACATCAACAGCATCCGGTACCTGGCCAGGGCTATAG ACTATGAGATCCAGAGACAGATCGGAGTCCTGCAGAGAGGGGGGACGGTGCAGAACGAGACCCGGGCGTATGATTCCAAATCAGG GGAGACCATTCCTATGAGGGAAAAAGAGGGTCTTCAGGACTACAG GTTTATGCCAGAGCCCAACCTGCCCCCTCTGATTGTGTATGAGGATAACGCATCGCTGCCCACTGGCATTGATGCGTGCCAGGCGGTGGTGGTGCAGAAGATAAGGGAAGGGCTGCCGGAGCTGCCCAGTGTCAAAAGAGATAGGCTGGTGCAAATGTACGGCATCCTGCCCGAGCACAGCTTCACTCTGGTG AATGAGGACGGGCTGATGGAGTACTTCGAGGCGGTGTTGAAGGTGACCAAGAAGGAGCCGAGAAAGGTGATTGGCTGGGTGACAAACGAGCTGGTGGGTCACCTGAAACAGCAAGACATGAGTGTGAGCCACAG CCCAATCTCTCCTTCTGCCCTGGCTGAGCTGCTGGAACTCCAGGAAACAGGACACATCTCCTCTACGGTTGCCAAGCAG GTGTTCCAGGAGATGTGGAGGTCATCGGGCAAGACGGCGCCACAGATAATCCAGGAGAAGGACTTGGGCCTTGTTAGTGACACCGCACAGCTGCAGAGCATCTGCCAGAAGGTGGTGGACTCGCACCCTGATGAG GTTCACGCCATCAGAAATGGAAACAAGAAAGTTCTCAACAAGCTCATAGGCCTTGTTCAGAAAGAGACCAAAGGCAGAGCTGACCCAGTTCTGGTGAGGGCAATTTTAGAAGAGAAGACCTCATGA
- the dctpp1 gene encoding glutamyl-tRNA(Gln) amidotransferase subunit B, mitochondrial: MMATNGKGARGLNGDDTSVCLNGGNDVFANKPHSAVLNGAAKAAPARLQNGGTGAERFTFSPEPTIEDIRRMQAEFTDERDWNKFHQPRNLLLAMVGEVGEVSELFQWRGEVAEGLPDWTEFEREQLAHELSDVMIYLVELAEKCRVDLPQAVLRKMALNRLKYPASKVHGSAKKYTEYKD; the protein is encoded by the coding sequence ATGATGGCTACAAACGGAAAGGGCGCCCGTGGATTAAATGGTGATGACACATCGGTGTGTTTAAATGGCGGCAATGATGTTTTTGCCAACAAGCCACACTCCGCTGTGTTGAACGGAGCAGCCAAGGCGGCACCGGCCAGGCTGCAGAACGGAGGCACCGGGGCGGAGAGGTTCACCTTCAGCCCCGAGCCCACCATTGAGGACATTAGGCGGATGCAGGCTGAGTTCACGGACGAGCGGGACTGGAATAAGTTCCACCAGCCCCGCAACCTGCTCCTGGCGATGGTCGGCGAGGTGGGCGAGGTGTCAGAGCTCTTCCAGTGGCGGGGGGAGGTGGCCGAGGGCCTGCCGGACTGGACCGAGTTTGAGCGGGAGCAGCTGGCGCACGAGCTCAGCGACGTCATGATCTACCTGGTGGAGCTGGCCGAGAAGTGTCGGGTGGACCTGCCTCAAGCGGTGCTTCGTAAAATGGCCCTGAACAGACTGAAGTACCCCGCCAGCAAGGTGCACGGGTCGGCCAAAAAGTACACAGAGTACAAGGACTGA
- the fhip1aa gene encoding FHF complex subunit HOOK-interacting protein 1A produces the protein MMASMVANGNRDGQSLVLKGVDPETCMIVFKNHWAQVVKILEKHDPLRSSSTLPSLGVINLSASSGSSPRFGPIPGDEASAVQNYVEHMLFLLMEEESGQAGAMGPILEFVVMENVMERLFVWSLRREFTDDMKLEQLKMYEMLVGQAHQPLLHHKPILRPLMMLLSSCSGTTTPRVEAELVLLLNQLCCVLAKDPSILELFFHTSEDQGATNFLIFSLLIPYIHREGTVGQQARDALLLIMSLSAENERVAKHIAENTYFCPVLATGLSGLYSSLPTKLEVPNEEWHCLHKEDWLQMPPLVQFLNSLEFCNAVIQVAHPDIRDQLVSYIYNGFLVPVLAPALHKLTLEEVMTTTAYLDLFLRTASEPALLQTFLSFILLHRHESVHILDTLVSRINTPFQLGTVSLALFRTLIGLYCEDVMLQLVLRYLIPCNHMMLSQRRVVGERDCYSVSAAKILALTPSCCSPDHSPPPLRQLDSILFSKGAETPSNTSTTEENESFLEEDDGSGNSCTIGSEIYLDVSYLHYLYDARLSISSCIRACQVWSALYDGEDPPPEKYQPGVLEEPVLKIRQTQMAVKRVPQPLAPCPQPSTEPPSVTQLELEWDDSYDACPVQTAEAPVESKPQQQPPAEPPKHIQEMRKTAIKLVKGSYIEESEFQDDVMVYDLVAKKDARDVEQVKLKSKASESEETQPSSVEVSLKNGLSLTLPTSVMSDKNSSDTKVKGQTDCNAQNTTAAESGDDLLAQYEELIRTLDTQAGGKQVKPDGELKKPVTPAEEEEEEMDFTSFSAETPEPEKLQSPFGVKFSSGGAGRSQSVPFTGPFVSVLLSRLENMLSNSLHVNLLLTGILAQLAAYPQPLLRSFLLNTNLVFQPTVRSLYQVLATVKNQIEQQAANKRDFPELITAAQHWLLARETLFTAADKSSKRSTQGETGRLLTNSPPPKPKAISLDRTDVFATVLFTEFLKELAAIAQEHSILSYIPMEE, from the exons GTGGTGAAGATCTTAGAAAAGCATGACCCCCTTCGCAGCAGCTCCACCCTGCCCTCCCTGGGTGTCATCAACCTCAGCGCCAGCTCTGGCAGCAGCCCTCGTTTCGGCCCCATCCCCGGAGACGAGGCGAGCGCGGTGCAGAACTATGTTGAGCACATGCTGTTCCtgctgatggaggaggagagcggTCAGGCCGGCGCCATGGGCCCCATCCTGGAGTTTGTCGTGATGGAGAATGTGATGGAGCGTCTCTTTGTGTGGAGCCTCCGCAGGGAGTTCACAGACGACATGAAGCTGGAGCAGCTAAAAATGTACGAGATGCTGGTGGGCCAGGCGCACCAGCCCTTGCTGCACCACAAGCCCATCCTGCGGCCGCTCATGATGCTGCTGTCATCCTGCTCGGGCACCACGACACCACGGGTCGAAGCTgagctggtgctgctgctcaACCAGCTGTGTTGCGTGCTGGCAAAGGACCCTTCTATTCTGGAGTTGTTTTTCCACACTAGCGAGGATCAGGGAGCCACCAACTTCCTCATCTTCTCTCTGCTCATCCCCTACATCCACAGGGAGGGCACGGTGGGTCAGCAGGCCAGGGACGCACTGCTGCTCATTATGTCGCTGTCAGCTGAGAATGAGCGAGTGGCCAAACACATTGCAGAGAATACCTACTTCTGCCCG gtTCTGGCCACAGGGCTGAGCGGCCTGTACTCATCTCTGCCCACCAAGCTGGAGGTTCCCAACGAGGAGTGGCACTGCCTGCACAAAGAGGACTGGCTCCAGATGCCGCCCCTCGTCCAGTTTCTCAACTCGCTGGAGTTCTGCAACGCTGTTATTCAG GTGGCCCACCCTGATATCAGAGACCAGCTAGTTAGCTACATCTACAACGGATTCCTCGTGCCTGTCCTAGCACCAGCTCTACACAAG CTGACCCTAGAAGAGGTGATGACCACCACAGCATACCTTGACCTCTTCCTGAGGACTGCGTCTGAGCCGGCCCTGCTGCAGACCTTCCtctccttcatcctcctccaccGACACGAGAGCGTCCACATCTTAGATACTCTTGTCAGCCGCATCAATACCCCCTTCCAG TTGGGCACTGTGTCACTGGCACTTTTCCGCACTCTCATCGGCTTATACTGTGAAGATGTGATGCTGCAGCTCGTCTTGAG GTACCTGATCCCCTGTAATCACATGATGTTGAGTCAGAGACGTGTTGTGGGGGAGAGGGACTGCTACTCTGTGTCAGCAGCCAAGATCCTGGCATTAACGCCGTCCTGCTGCTCTCCTGATCACAGCCCCCCGCCCCTCCGACAGCTGGACTCCATCCTCTTTTCCAAGGGTGCAGAGACTCCCAGCAACACCAGCACCACAG agGAAAATGAGAGCTTCTTAGAAGAGGATGATGGCTCCGGTAACTCCTGCACCATCGGCTCAGAAATCTATCTGGATGTCAGTTATCTTCATTACCTCTACGATGCCCGTCTGAGCATCAGCAGCTGCATACGGGCCTGCCAGGTTTGGTCAGCGCTGTACGATGGCGAGGACCCTCCTCCTGAGAAATACCAGCCAGGCGTCCTCGAGGAGCCGGTGCTGAAGATTAGGCAAACCCAGATGGCTGTTAAGAGAGTGCCACAGCCACTGGCGCCTTGCCCTCAACCGAGCACAGAGCCACCCTCCGTCACACAGCTAGAGCTGGAGTGGGATGATAGTTACGATGCGTGTCCGGTGCAGACCGCTGAGGCTCCTGTGGAGAGTAAGCCTCAACAGCAGCCTCCTGCTGAGCCCCCAAAGCACATCCAGGAGATGAGGAAAACAGCCATCAAGTTGGTGAAAGGCTCATATATTGAGGAAAGTGAATTCCAAGACGACGTCATGGTGTACGATCTCGTTGCTAAGAAAGACGCCAGAGATGTTGAACAAGTTAAGCTCAAATCCAAAGCGTCTGAATCAGAGGAAACCCAACCAAGCTCAGTAGAAGTCTCCCTAAAAAACGGACTTAGTCTGACACTTCCAACCTCTGTGATGTCTGATAAAAACAGCTCAGacacaaaggtcaaaggtcagacagATTGTAACGCCCAAAACACCACAGCTGCCGAGTCAGGTGACGACCTGTTGGCTCAGTATGAGGAGCTCATTCGTACGCTGGACACTCAAGCAGGTGGAAAACAGGTCAAACCTGATGGAGAGCTGAAGAAGCCCGTCACacctgcagaggaggaggaagaggagatggaTTTCACCTCCTTCTCTGCTGAGACACCAGAGCCAGAGAAACTGCAGTCACCATTTGGGGTCAAGTTTAGCAGCGGGGGAGCAGGAAGAAGCCAGTCAGTGCCTTTTACTG GTCCATTTGTTAGTGTGCTGTTGTCTCGTCTGGAGAACATGCTGTCTAACTCGCTTCACGTCAACTTGCTGTTGACGGGCATCCTGGCCCAGTTGGCGGCCTACCCTCAGCCTCTCCTACGCTCCTTCCTGCTCAACACCAACTTGGTCTTTCAGCCGACTGTTCGCTCTCTTTACCAG GTACTGGCCACTGTGAAGAACCAGATAGAACAGCAGGCTGCCAACAAAAGAGACTTTCCAGAGCTGATCACTGCCGCCCAACACTGGCTGCTGGCAAGGGAGACTTTGTTCACAGCAGCAG ACAAAAGCAGCAAACGCTCCACCCAAGGCGAGACGGGAAGGTTGTTGACGAATTCGCCGCCACCGAAACCCAAAGCCATCTCTCTGGACCGGACAGATGTCTTCGCTACCGTCCTCTTCACGGAGTTCCTCAAAGAACTGGCTGCCATTGCACAAGAGCACTCCATCTTATCGTACATTCCTATGGAAGAGTGA